A genomic region of Bactrocera dorsalis isolate Fly_Bdor chromosome 3, ASM2337382v1, whole genome shotgun sequence contains the following coding sequences:
- the LOC109579206 gene encoding serine-aspartate repeat-containing protein F isoform X4, whose amino-acid sequence MSGDVQPRKRKDKKKKRDGFDRKSEGELSFSRHSSFEEDESSHGVHITKMGSEDVHFHVQHEHGTGGHWCAKIFFFSLLAILFGLVGLIILENRGISDLDTPLSESRFSNYFDGWVDESRQEHDDHDPVQASIEEHDEHDEPFEEEEDHSELDEDADEEHDDEDDDEHDAEEEDATTEQTKEEEEDEDNDEKDEDNDNDDEDDEENATAEATVEQSNEEEEDNDDDNDVANDNKDEEEDEDDDEDENVTPEATKEEEEDDEADDNDEDNEDEKTAEVSQEANDDDKDDNDNEDDENDSKANAADEDDDDDDADNDDDDNSVEPIYERSTQQTSQRSTGNSAAAADDDDDAFDEEDDDDEANDSVENVVDNDAEELLLLQQKARQQAAEAAKNAPNSAEKDDKDDSAEAVPSWASSLEEPAPEVIMKRRLTIASEADTYDNDEEEPPLLDDGEYSEEEIEIEEEYEYEEDEEIELPEDPDDNLSALAGEYIPETFEQLNNLYRSRLSEAESAHTSATPARVEEVRDQRFVAKKSPAVFTAPPPPPTTTTDKSFKKVSPFTTPATTTRTAQTFTPSLGQTQSPTTTASTKDETIKPKQNFNTTITKTTTAADLYSPKSNTKQYIPDSPKTTKHDVTHDLDYQPDEEDIDYDDDDGGVDDDGVGVGGAYRRDILDDTDEEDEEEEEDEDEEDIDDDLLDDDDISDVDDTELMNRLEAKYGRLPAKEYESDEDPDDPTWTQIKPKEELGGGPQAQNDDFDSFEHELRRANEDLMRENYALADKRFAELVQRFPDRPAAFLGQARLLDKMSEQQRSNNLLNQAIQAYKRYLAFGDDITDHAQFRKAAERCIERMRFMGHHMQAVPIHQLLIARFTNKPDVRNELAITYLLQNRLSDAKLVLQEVLRRWPKDGFAQVHYGFVLRQLDKDYENAVIYLRAGINSKAPGTQDGRFYFNLGDSLQRLGRQAEAIKVYKRAAALQLFPSIYQRSLYNEPDLRAQPYWTKAETTYAEYLNKLELNWQAIRDEALSLLSRRGNYLDEAESLRDTGNWQQYELYSRGQRRVKNCQKAPITCGLIEKFTAAAGCRRGQVKFSIMQPGTHVHAHCGPTNCRLRAHLGLVVPKGPRLRVAEEERTWKEGEFLIFDDSFEHEVWHNGTSLRLVLIVDVWHPDLSAMKRRTLSAI is encoded by the exons atGGCTTCGATCGTAAATCGGAGGGTGAATTATCTTTTTCGCGCCATTCAAGCTTTGAAG AGGATGAGTCTTCGCATGGCGTCCACATCACCAAGATGGGCAGCGAAGATGTCCACTTCCATGTTCAGCACGAACATGGCACTGGCGGCCATTGGTGCGCGAAGATATTCTTCTTTTCCCTATTAGCCATACTTTTTGGTCTTGTTGGCTTGATTATTTTGGAGAATCGCGGCATATCCGATT TGGACACACCGTTATCAGAGTCACGTTTCTCGAATTATTTTGACGGTTGGGTGGACGAGAGTCGGCAAGAGCATGACGATCATGATCCCGTGCAGGCGTCAATAGAAGAACATGACGAGCATGACGAACCATTCGAAGAGGAGGAAGATCACTCTGAATTGGATGAAGATGCCGACGAAGAGCATGATGATGAAGATGATGATGAGCATGATGCCGAAGAAGAAGATGCCACCACGGAACAAACTAAAGAGGAAGAAGAGGATGAGGATAATGATGAAAAAGATGAAGATAACGATAATGATGATGAAGACGATGAAGAAAATGCAACCGCAGAGGCTACTGTAGAACAaagtaatgaagaagaagaagataatgatgatgataatgatgTTGCTAATGACAATAAGGATGAGGAGGAGGATGAAGATGACGATGAAGATGAGAATGTAACACCAGAAGCaacgaaagaagaagaagaagatgatgaAGCTGATGATAATGATGAGGATAATGAAGATGAAAAAACCGCTGAAGTTAGTCAAGAAGCAAATGACGATGATAAggatgataatgataatgaagaCGACGAAAATGACAGCAAAGCTAATGCGGCTGatgaagatgatgatgatgacgacgctgataatgatgatgatgataataGCGTCGAACCCATCTATGAGCGCTCCACGCAACAAACCAGCCAACGTTCCACCGGCAATAGCGCCGCTGCTgctgacgatgatgatgatgcttTTGATGAg GAAGATGATGACGATGAAGCCAACGACTCCGTAGAGAATGTTGTCGATAATGACGCAGAGGAGCTTTTGTTGTTACAACAAAAAGCGCGACAACAAGCAGCGGAAGCAGCAAAGAATGCACCGAACTCTGCAGAAAAAGACGATAAAGACGACTCAGCTGAAGCGGTGCCGTCTTGGGCCTCATCTC TTGAGGAACCTGCACCAGAGGTGATAATGAAACGCCGTCTAACAATTGCAAGCGAGGCGGACACCTACGACAACGATGAGGAGGAGCCACCACTGCTAGATGATg GGGAGTACTCCGAAGAGGAAATCGAAATCGAAGAGGAATACGAATATGAAGAAGATGAAGAAATAGAATTACCTGAAGATCCCGACGACAATCTATCAGCCTTGGCTGGCGAATATATACCCGAAACGTTCGAACAATTAAATAACCTTTATCGTTCACGGCTAAGCGAGGCAGAGTCGGCTCATACGAGCGCAACACCTGCGCGTGTGGAAGAAGTGCGAGATCAACGTTTTGTTGCGAAGAAATCACCAGCAGTATTCAccgcaccaccaccaccgccaacTACTACTACTGATAAATCATTTAAGAAGGTATCACCATTTACAACGccagcgacaacaacaagaacagcacAAACATTTACGCCAAGTTTAGGTCAAACAcaatcaccaacaacaacagcaagtacGAAAGACGAAACCATAAAACCAAAGCAAAACTTCAATaccacaataacaaaaacaacaacggcaGCTGATCTATACTCACCGAAAAGCAACACCAAACAATACATACCGGATTCACCAAAAACGACAAAACACGATGTTACACACGATTTGGATTATCAACCCGACGAAGAAGATATTGattatgatgatgatgatggtggtgttgatgatgatggtgtGGGTGTGGGTGGCGCATATAGGCGCGACATATTGGACGATACAGATGAAGAGGATGAAGAGGAGGAAGAGGATGAGGACGAGGAAGACATCGATGATGATCTATTAGATGATGATGATATTTCAGATGTCGACGACACTGAACTCATGAATAGATTGGAGGCCAAGTATGGCCGCTTGCCGGCAAAAGAATACGAGAGTGATGAAGATCCCGACGATCCAACATGGACAC AAATCAAGCCAAAGGAAGAATTAGGTGGTGGACCCCAAGCTCAGAACGATGATTTTGACTCGTTTGAACACGAGTTGCGCCGTGCAAACGAAGATCTAATGCGAGAG AATTACGCGCTCGCCGATAAACGTTTCGCCGAACTCGTGCAGCGATTTCCCGATCGACCAGCAGCGTTTCTCGGGCAAGCGAGGTTACTCGATAAGATGTCGGAGCAGCAGCGTAGCAATAACCTGCTGAATCAAGCTATACAGGCGTACAAGCGTTACTTAGCGTTCGGCGACGACATCACCGATCATGCGCAGTTTCGGAAGGCTGCCGAGCGCTGTATCGAGCGTATGCGCTTCATGG GTCACCACATGCAGGCGGTGCCCATACACCAGCTATTGATTGCGCGCTTTACGAATAAACCGGATGTGCGGAATGAATTGGCCATCACGTACCTGCTGCAGAATCG CTTATCCGATGCCAAACTGGTGCTACAGGAAGTGCTGCGTCGTTGGCCCAAGGATGGATTTGCGCAGGTGCACTATGGTTTTGTTTTGCGTCAGCTGGATAAAGATTATGAGAATGCCGTTATTTACTTGCGTGCGGGCATCAATTCGAAAGCGCCGGGCACTCAGGATGGTCGCTTCTATTTTAATCTTGGCGATTCGTTGCAACGTCTGGGCCGACAAGCGGAAGCTATTAAAGTGTATAAACGCGCCGCTGCTCTGCAGCTGTTTCCCTCCATTTATCAGCGTTCACTGTACAATGAACCCGATTTGCGTGCACAACCTTACTGGACCAAAGCTGAGACTACATATGCTGAATACCTCAACAAATTGGAGCTCAATTGGCAGGCGATACGTGATGAAGCGTTAAGCTTGTTGAGTAGGCGTGGCAATTATCTCGACGAAGCTGAAAGCTTGCGTGACACCGGTAATTGGCAGCAATACGAGTTGTATTCACGCGGTCAGCGGCGTGTTAAGAATTGTCAGAAAGCGCCTATAACGTGTGggcttattgaaaaatttacggCGGCAGCTGGCTGTAGACGCGGTCAGGTGAAATTCAGTATCATGCAACCGGGCACGCATGTTCATGCTCATTGTGGTCCGACGAATTGCCGTTTGCGTGCACATCTGGGTCTCGTTGTGCCGAAAGGTCCAAGATTGCGTGTGGCTGAGGAGGAAAG GACTTGGAAGGAGGGTGAATTTTTGATATTCGACGATAGTTTTGAACACGAGGTTTGGCATAATGGTACTAGTTTACGCCTTGTTTTGATCGTCGACGTCTGGCATCCCGATTTGAGCGCAATGAAACGACGAACGCTCTCAGCGATTTGA
- the LOC109579206 gene encoding serine-aspartate repeat-containing protein F isoform X2: MSGDVQPRKRKDKKKKRDGFDRKSEGELSFSRHSSFEEDESSHGVHITKMGSEDVHFHVQHEHGTGGHWCAKIFFFSLLAILFGLVGLIILENRGISDLDTPLSESRFSNYFDGWVDESRQEHDDHDPVQASIEEHDEHDEPFEEEEDHSELDEDADEEHDDEDDDEHDAEEEDATTEQTKEEEEDEDNDEKDEDNDNDDEDDEENATAEATVEQSNEEEEDNDDDNDVANDNKDEEEDEDDDEDENVTPEATKEEEEDDEADDNDEDNEDEKTAEVSQEANDDDKDDNDNEDDENDSKANAADEDDDDDDADNDDDDNSVEPIYERSTQQTSQRSTGNSAAAADDDDDAFDEEDDDDEANDSVENVVDNDAEELLLLQQKARQQAAEAAKNAPNSAEKDDKDDSAEAVPSWASSLAVKIGVGVALALVARLVLIRNNPNTIEEPAPEVIMKRRLTIASEADTYDNDEEEPPLLDDGEYSEEEIEIEEEYEYEEDEEIELPEDPDDNLSALAGEYIPETFEQLNNLYRSRLSEAESAHTSATPARVEEVRDQRFVAKKSPAVFTAPPPPPTTTTDKSFKKVSPFTTPATTTRTAQTFTPSLGQTQSPTTTASTKDETIKPKQNFNTTITKTTTAADLYSPKSNTKQYIPDSPKTTKHDVTHDLDYQPDEEDIDYDDDDGGVDDDGVGVGGAYRRDILDDTDEEDEEEEEDEDEEDIDDDLLDDDDISDVDDTELMNRLEAKYGRLPAKEYESDEDPDDPTWTQIKPKEELGGGPQAQNDDFDSFEHELRRANEDLMRENYALADKRFAELVQRFPDRPAAFLGQARLLDKMSEQQRSNNLLNQAIQAYKRYLAFGDDITDHAQFRKAAERCIERMRFMGHHMQAVPIHQLLIARFTNKPDVRNELAITYLLQNRLSDAKLVLQEVLRRWPKDGFAQVHYGFVLRQLDKDYENAVIYLRAGINSKAPGTQDGRFYFNLGDSLQRLGRQAEAIKVYKRAAALQLFPSIYQRSLYNEPDLRAQPYWTKAETTYAEYLNKLELNWQAIRDEALSLLSRRGNYLDEAESLRDTGNWQQYELYSRGQRRVKNCQKAPITCGLIEKFTAAAGCRRGQVKFSIMQPGTHVHAHCGPTNCRLRAHLGLVVPKGPRLRVAEEERTWKEGEFLIFDDSFEHEVWHNGTSLRLVLIVDVWHPDLSAMKRRTLSAI, from the exons atGGCTTCGATCGTAAATCGGAGGGTGAATTATCTTTTTCGCGCCATTCAAGCTTTGAAG AGGATGAGTCTTCGCATGGCGTCCACATCACCAAGATGGGCAGCGAAGATGTCCACTTCCATGTTCAGCACGAACATGGCACTGGCGGCCATTGGTGCGCGAAGATATTCTTCTTTTCCCTATTAGCCATACTTTTTGGTCTTGTTGGCTTGATTATTTTGGAGAATCGCGGCATATCCGATT TGGACACACCGTTATCAGAGTCACGTTTCTCGAATTATTTTGACGGTTGGGTGGACGAGAGTCGGCAAGAGCATGACGATCATGATCCCGTGCAGGCGTCAATAGAAGAACATGACGAGCATGACGAACCATTCGAAGAGGAGGAAGATCACTCTGAATTGGATGAAGATGCCGACGAAGAGCATGATGATGAAGATGATGATGAGCATGATGCCGAAGAAGAAGATGCCACCACGGAACAAACTAAAGAGGAAGAAGAGGATGAGGATAATGATGAAAAAGATGAAGATAACGATAATGATGATGAAGACGATGAAGAAAATGCAACCGCAGAGGCTACTGTAGAACAaagtaatgaagaagaagaagataatgatgatgataatgatgTTGCTAATGACAATAAGGATGAGGAGGAGGATGAAGATGACGATGAAGATGAGAATGTAACACCAGAAGCaacgaaagaagaagaagaagatgatgaAGCTGATGATAATGATGAGGATAATGAAGATGAAAAAACCGCTGAAGTTAGTCAAGAAGCAAATGACGATGATAAggatgataatgataatgaagaCGACGAAAATGACAGCAAAGCTAATGCGGCTGatgaagatgatgatgatgacgacgctgataatgatgatgatgataataGCGTCGAACCCATCTATGAGCGCTCCACGCAACAAACCAGCCAACGTTCCACCGGCAATAGCGCCGCTGCTgctgacgatgatgatgatgcttTTGATGAg GAAGATGATGACGATGAAGCCAACGACTCCGTAGAGAATGTTGTCGATAATGACGCAGAGGAGCTTTTGTTGTTACAACAAAAAGCGCGACAACAAGCAGCGGAAGCAGCAAAGAATGCACCGAACTCTGCAGAAAAAGACGATAAAGACGACTCAGCTGAAGCGGTGCCGTCTTGGGCCTCATCTC TTGCGGTTAAAATTGGCGTCGGTGTGGCACTCGCGCTTGTTGCACGCCTTGTATTGATTAGGAATAATCCAAATACAA TTGAGGAACCTGCACCAGAGGTGATAATGAAACGCCGTCTAACAATTGCAAGCGAGGCGGACACCTACGACAACGATGAGGAGGAGCCACCACTGCTAGATGATg GGGAGTACTCCGAAGAGGAAATCGAAATCGAAGAGGAATACGAATATGAAGAAGATGAAGAAATAGAATTACCTGAAGATCCCGACGACAATCTATCAGCCTTGGCTGGCGAATATATACCCGAAACGTTCGAACAATTAAATAACCTTTATCGTTCACGGCTAAGCGAGGCAGAGTCGGCTCATACGAGCGCAACACCTGCGCGTGTGGAAGAAGTGCGAGATCAACGTTTTGTTGCGAAGAAATCACCAGCAGTATTCAccgcaccaccaccaccgccaacTACTACTACTGATAAATCATTTAAGAAGGTATCACCATTTACAACGccagcgacaacaacaagaacagcacAAACATTTACGCCAAGTTTAGGTCAAACAcaatcaccaacaacaacagcaagtacGAAAGACGAAACCATAAAACCAAAGCAAAACTTCAATaccacaataacaaaaacaacaacggcaGCTGATCTATACTCACCGAAAAGCAACACCAAACAATACATACCGGATTCACCAAAAACGACAAAACACGATGTTACACACGATTTGGATTATCAACCCGACGAAGAAGATATTGattatgatgatgatgatggtggtgttgatgatgatggtgtGGGTGTGGGTGGCGCATATAGGCGCGACATATTGGACGATACAGATGAAGAGGATGAAGAGGAGGAAGAGGATGAGGACGAGGAAGACATCGATGATGATCTATTAGATGATGATGATATTTCAGATGTCGACGACACTGAACTCATGAATAGATTGGAGGCCAAGTATGGCCGCTTGCCGGCAAAAGAATACGAGAGTGATGAAGATCCCGACGATCCAACATGGACAC AAATCAAGCCAAAGGAAGAATTAGGTGGTGGACCCCAAGCTCAGAACGATGATTTTGACTCGTTTGAACACGAGTTGCGCCGTGCAAACGAAGATCTAATGCGAGAG AATTACGCGCTCGCCGATAAACGTTTCGCCGAACTCGTGCAGCGATTTCCCGATCGACCAGCAGCGTTTCTCGGGCAAGCGAGGTTACTCGATAAGATGTCGGAGCAGCAGCGTAGCAATAACCTGCTGAATCAAGCTATACAGGCGTACAAGCGTTACTTAGCGTTCGGCGACGACATCACCGATCATGCGCAGTTTCGGAAGGCTGCCGAGCGCTGTATCGAGCGTATGCGCTTCATGG GTCACCACATGCAGGCGGTGCCCATACACCAGCTATTGATTGCGCGCTTTACGAATAAACCGGATGTGCGGAATGAATTGGCCATCACGTACCTGCTGCAGAATCG CTTATCCGATGCCAAACTGGTGCTACAGGAAGTGCTGCGTCGTTGGCCCAAGGATGGATTTGCGCAGGTGCACTATGGTTTTGTTTTGCGTCAGCTGGATAAAGATTATGAGAATGCCGTTATTTACTTGCGTGCGGGCATCAATTCGAAAGCGCCGGGCACTCAGGATGGTCGCTTCTATTTTAATCTTGGCGATTCGTTGCAACGTCTGGGCCGACAAGCGGAAGCTATTAAAGTGTATAAACGCGCCGCTGCTCTGCAGCTGTTTCCCTCCATTTATCAGCGTTCACTGTACAATGAACCCGATTTGCGTGCACAACCTTACTGGACCAAAGCTGAGACTACATATGCTGAATACCTCAACAAATTGGAGCTCAATTGGCAGGCGATACGTGATGAAGCGTTAAGCTTGTTGAGTAGGCGTGGCAATTATCTCGACGAAGCTGAAAGCTTGCGTGACACCGGTAATTGGCAGCAATACGAGTTGTATTCACGCGGTCAGCGGCGTGTTAAGAATTGTCAGAAAGCGCCTATAACGTGTGggcttattgaaaaatttacggCGGCAGCTGGCTGTAGACGCGGTCAGGTGAAATTCAGTATCATGCAACCGGGCACGCATGTTCATGCTCATTGTGGTCCGACGAATTGCCGTTTGCGTGCACATCTGGGTCTCGTTGTGCCGAAAGGTCCAAGATTGCGTGTGGCTGAGGAGGAAAG GACTTGGAAGGAGGGTGAATTTTTGATATTCGACGATAGTTTTGAACACGAGGTTTGGCATAATGGTACTAGTTTACGCCTTGTTTTGATCGTCGACGTCTGGCATCCCGATTTGAGCGCAATGAAACGACGAACGCTCTCAGCGATTTGA
- the LOC109579206 gene encoding uncharacterized protein LOC109579206 isoform X1, whose product MSGDVQPRKRKDKKKKRDGFDRKSEGELSFSRHSSFEEDESSHGVHITKMGSEDVHFHVQHEHGTGGHWCAKIFFFSLLAILFGLVGLIILENRGISDLDTPLSESRFSNYFDGWVDESRQEHDDHDPVQASIEEHDEHDEPFEEEEDHSELDEDADEEHDDEDDDEHDAEEEDATTEQTKEEEEDEDNDEKDEDNDNDDEDDEENATAEATVEQSNEEEEDNDDDNDVANDNKDEEEDEDDDEDENVTPEATKEEEEDDEADDNDEDNEDEKTAEVSQEANDDDKDDNDNEDDENDSKANAADEDDDDDDADNDDDDNSVEPIYERSTQQTSQRSTGNSAAAADDDDDAFDEEDDDDEANDSVENVVDNDAEELLLLQQKARQQAAEAAKNAPNSAEKDDKDDSAEAVPSWASSLAVKIGVGVALALVARLVLIRNNPNTIIEMFKILYAYYILRHFEEPAPEVIMKRRLTIASEADTYDNDEEEPPLLDDGEYSEEEIEIEEEYEYEEDEEIELPEDPDDNLSALAGEYIPETFEQLNNLYRSRLSEAESAHTSATPARVEEVRDQRFVAKKSPAVFTAPPPPPTTTTDKSFKKVSPFTTPATTTRTAQTFTPSLGQTQSPTTTASTKDETIKPKQNFNTTITKTTTAADLYSPKSNTKQYIPDSPKTTKHDVTHDLDYQPDEEDIDYDDDDGGVDDDGVGVGGAYRRDILDDTDEEDEEEEEDEDEEDIDDDLLDDDDISDVDDTELMNRLEAKYGRLPAKEYESDEDPDDPTWTQIKPKEELGGGPQAQNDDFDSFEHELRRANEDLMRENYALADKRFAELVQRFPDRPAAFLGQARLLDKMSEQQRSNNLLNQAIQAYKRYLAFGDDITDHAQFRKAAERCIERMRFMGHHMQAVPIHQLLIARFTNKPDVRNELAITYLLQNRLSDAKLVLQEVLRRWPKDGFAQVHYGFVLRQLDKDYENAVIYLRAGINSKAPGTQDGRFYFNLGDSLQRLGRQAEAIKVYKRAAALQLFPSIYQRSLYNEPDLRAQPYWTKAETTYAEYLNKLELNWQAIRDEALSLLSRRGNYLDEAESLRDTGNWQQYELYSRGQRRVKNCQKAPITCGLIEKFTAAAGCRRGQVKFSIMQPGTHVHAHCGPTNCRLRAHLGLVVPKGPRLRVAEEERTWKEGEFLIFDDSFEHEVWHNGTSLRLVLIVDVWHPDLSAMKRRTLSAI is encoded by the exons atGGCTTCGATCGTAAATCGGAGGGTGAATTATCTTTTTCGCGCCATTCAAGCTTTGAAG AGGATGAGTCTTCGCATGGCGTCCACATCACCAAGATGGGCAGCGAAGATGTCCACTTCCATGTTCAGCACGAACATGGCACTGGCGGCCATTGGTGCGCGAAGATATTCTTCTTTTCCCTATTAGCCATACTTTTTGGTCTTGTTGGCTTGATTATTTTGGAGAATCGCGGCATATCCGATT TGGACACACCGTTATCAGAGTCACGTTTCTCGAATTATTTTGACGGTTGGGTGGACGAGAGTCGGCAAGAGCATGACGATCATGATCCCGTGCAGGCGTCAATAGAAGAACATGACGAGCATGACGAACCATTCGAAGAGGAGGAAGATCACTCTGAATTGGATGAAGATGCCGACGAAGAGCATGATGATGAAGATGATGATGAGCATGATGCCGAAGAAGAAGATGCCACCACGGAACAAACTAAAGAGGAAGAAGAGGATGAGGATAATGATGAAAAAGATGAAGATAACGATAATGATGATGAAGACGATGAAGAAAATGCAACCGCAGAGGCTACTGTAGAACAaagtaatgaagaagaagaagataatgatgatgataatgatgTTGCTAATGACAATAAGGATGAGGAGGAGGATGAAGATGACGATGAAGATGAGAATGTAACACCAGAAGCaacgaaagaagaagaagaagatgatgaAGCTGATGATAATGATGAGGATAATGAAGATGAAAAAACCGCTGAAGTTAGTCAAGAAGCAAATGACGATGATAAggatgataatgataatgaagaCGACGAAAATGACAGCAAAGCTAATGCGGCTGatgaagatgatgatgatgacgacgctgataatgatgatgatgataataGCGTCGAACCCATCTATGAGCGCTCCACGCAACAAACCAGCCAACGTTCCACCGGCAATAGCGCCGCTGCTgctgacgatgatgatgatgcttTTGATGAg GAAGATGATGACGATGAAGCCAACGACTCCGTAGAGAATGTTGTCGATAATGACGCAGAGGAGCTTTTGTTGTTACAACAAAAAGCGCGACAACAAGCAGCGGAAGCAGCAAAGAATGCACCGAACTCTGCAGAAAAAGACGATAAAGACGACTCAGCTGAAGCGGTGCCGTCTTGGGCCTCATCTC TTGCGGTTAAAATTGGCGTCGGTGTGGCACTCGCGCTTGTTGCACGCCTTGTATTGATTAGGAATAATCCAAATACAA tcattgaaatgtttaagattttatacgCATATTATATTTTGCGCCATT TTGAGGAACCTGCACCAGAGGTGATAATGAAACGCCGTCTAACAATTGCAAGCGAGGCGGACACCTACGACAACGATGAGGAGGAGCCACCACTGCTAGATGATg GGGAGTACTCCGAAGAGGAAATCGAAATCGAAGAGGAATACGAATATGAAGAAGATGAAGAAATAGAATTACCTGAAGATCCCGACGACAATCTATCAGCCTTGGCTGGCGAATATATACCCGAAACGTTCGAACAATTAAATAACCTTTATCGTTCACGGCTAAGCGAGGCAGAGTCGGCTCATACGAGCGCAACACCTGCGCGTGTGGAAGAAGTGCGAGATCAACGTTTTGTTGCGAAGAAATCACCAGCAGTATTCAccgcaccaccaccaccgccaacTACTACTACTGATAAATCATTTAAGAAGGTATCACCATTTACAACGccagcgacaacaacaagaacagcacAAACATTTACGCCAAGTTTAGGTCAAACAcaatcaccaacaacaacagcaagtacGAAAGACGAAACCATAAAACCAAAGCAAAACTTCAATaccacaataacaaaaacaacaacggcaGCTGATCTATACTCACCGAAAAGCAACACCAAACAATACATACCGGATTCACCAAAAACGACAAAACACGATGTTACACACGATTTGGATTATCAACCCGACGAAGAAGATATTGattatgatgatgatgatggtggtgttgatgatgatggtgtGGGTGTGGGTGGCGCATATAGGCGCGACATATTGGACGATACAGATGAAGAGGATGAAGAGGAGGAAGAGGATGAGGACGAGGAAGACATCGATGATGATCTATTAGATGATGATGATATTTCAGATGTCGACGACACTGAACTCATGAATAGATTGGAGGCCAAGTATGGCCGCTTGCCGGCAAAAGAATACGAGAGTGATGAAGATCCCGACGATCCAACATGGACAC AAATCAAGCCAAAGGAAGAATTAGGTGGTGGACCCCAAGCTCAGAACGATGATTTTGACTCGTTTGAACACGAGTTGCGCCGTGCAAACGAAGATCTAATGCGAGAG AATTACGCGCTCGCCGATAAACGTTTCGCCGAACTCGTGCAGCGATTTCCCGATCGACCAGCAGCGTTTCTCGGGCAAGCGAGGTTACTCGATAAGATGTCGGAGCAGCAGCGTAGCAATAACCTGCTGAATCAAGCTATACAGGCGTACAAGCGTTACTTAGCGTTCGGCGACGACATCACCGATCATGCGCAGTTTCGGAAGGCTGCCGAGCGCTGTATCGAGCGTATGCGCTTCATGG GTCACCACATGCAGGCGGTGCCCATACACCAGCTATTGATTGCGCGCTTTACGAATAAACCGGATGTGCGGAATGAATTGGCCATCACGTACCTGCTGCAGAATCG CTTATCCGATGCCAAACTGGTGCTACAGGAAGTGCTGCGTCGTTGGCCCAAGGATGGATTTGCGCAGGTGCACTATGGTTTTGTTTTGCGTCAGCTGGATAAAGATTATGAGAATGCCGTTATTTACTTGCGTGCGGGCATCAATTCGAAAGCGCCGGGCACTCAGGATGGTCGCTTCTATTTTAATCTTGGCGATTCGTTGCAACGTCTGGGCCGACAAGCGGAAGCTATTAAAGTGTATAAACGCGCCGCTGCTCTGCAGCTGTTTCCCTCCATTTATCAGCGTTCACTGTACAATGAACCCGATTTGCGTGCACAACCTTACTGGACCAAAGCTGAGACTACATATGCTGAATACCTCAACAAATTGGAGCTCAATTGGCAGGCGATACGTGATGAAGCGTTAAGCTTGTTGAGTAGGCGTGGCAATTATCTCGACGAAGCTGAAAGCTTGCGTGACACCGGTAATTGGCAGCAATACGAGTTGTATTCACGCGGTCAGCGGCGTGTTAAGAATTGTCAGAAAGCGCCTATAACGTGTGggcttattgaaaaatttacggCGGCAGCTGGCTGTAGACGCGGTCAGGTGAAATTCAGTATCATGCAACCGGGCACGCATGTTCATGCTCATTGTGGTCCGACGAATTGCCGTTTGCGTGCACATCTGGGTCTCGTTGTGCCGAAAGGTCCAAGATTGCGTGTGGCTGAGGAGGAAAG GACTTGGAAGGAGGGTGAATTTTTGATATTCGACGATAGTTTTGAACACGAGGTTTGGCATAATGGTACTAGTTTACGCCTTGTTTTGATCGTCGACGTCTGGCATCCCGATTTGAGCGCAATGAAACGACGAACGCTCTCAGCGATTTGA